A segment of the Solanum lycopersicum chromosome 9, SLM_r2.1 genome:
gatccgtcctgtTGCTTCCGTCATAGAGTTTAGAGACTAGATTtttaccaagggtctgtgacagtccgtcgtgcccacgacggtccgtccttccatgtcgtcacgaagttcagagagtcgatttcagtacaaaaatttcagaattctaagtattttggaaggAGACCttctcgacggtccgtcgtgcccatgacggtttgTCGTGgcatccgtcgaccaagacagtttttccagaaataaaatctgctgctcaaaacgacttaacaggtcattacaatagataccaatttacccatcgttcgtcctcgaacaatcataagaagaaagacaagagcgaaaaggagtacctgaatatgtaaacaggtgtgggtatctttcttgcatatcaccCTCTTTCTCCCAAATGGATTCTTTAATCGgacgattcttccattgaactttgatagatgcaatttcccttgacctcaacttgcggacttctctatctaaaatagcaataggctcctcctcataagaaataTTCTCATCAAGTAGAACTGAATCCAAACGGATGATTttgtttccatccccatgatatcttttcaacatagacacatgaaataccggatgcactcctgacagtcctgtgGGCAAGGCTAATTTataagctacctccccaatgtgcttcagaacttcaaatggaccaatataccttaggcttagcttacctcgctGACGAAACCaaatcacccctttcatgggcgaaaccttcagcaaaacttgctcaccctccataaactctaagtctctaatcttttgatctgcatattccttctgcctactctgagccgctaaaagcttttcttgaatgcatttcactttatctaacgattccctcagaaggtcagtaccccaaggtctaacctcaaatgcatcaaaccacccaatgggagatctacatctcctcccatacagtgctttaaatggggccatatcaatactggagtgatagctattgttgtacgaGAATTCTGCTAAgagtaagaagctatcccaatggccaccaaactctatcacgcatgcacgaagcatatcctccaacacttgaatcgttcgcttagactgaccatcggtctaagggtgaaacgcggtactaaggtccaacctagtacccaattccgcatgaaatgttttccaaaacatagaagtaaagtgcatacctctatctgatataatggaaagtTGAACTCCATGAAATCGCACAACTTCCAAGATGTAATGTTTTGCTAACCTCTCTGCATTGTAAggcaccttgaccggaatgaagtgaggaCACTTAGTTAACCTATTAACAATTATCCAAATGGAGTtatacttactcattgtctttggaagaccaccCACAaggtccattgcaattctttcccacttctatttaggaatgggcattctctgaagtgttcctctgggcctctcgtgttcatactttacttgctggcTATTTGGACATTTGGCGACAAACTCCACAGTGTCACGTTTCATTCTACTGCACCAAAAACGTTGCTTTAGGTCACTatacatctttgttgcaccaggatgtatagaataccttgaactataagcctctgtcagaatagtgtggATTAGATCATccacgcggggtacacatacccttcccttaatcctcaaaacaccttcctcatcgatcgttgcttccttagcctctcctcgcaacaccttatctcggatccggatcagaTTCTCATCactaaactgttttcccttaatcttgtcaagaaaagaagatcttgcctccacactggccaaaaatcctcccttctcatttacttctagcctcataatgTTTTTAGCAAGAGTCTGAACTTCGctagccaatgggcatctagaaacttgcaagtgagctagacatcccatgcttcctgcccttctacttaaggcgtctacCACAACATTAGCATTTCCCGGATGATAaaagatagtgatgtcgtagtccttcagtagttcaaTCCAtttcctctgtctcaagttcaaatctttttgggtaaaaacatactgtatgctacgatgatccgtgtagacttcacacttaacgccatataaataatgtctccattactttaatgcaaacactaccccagccaactccaaatcatgggtcggataattacgttcatgcacctttaattacctagaagcataagaaattacattcttctcttgcattagcactgcacccaaaccacaataggatgcatcataataaacaatgaagttcttaccttccacgggcaaggtgagaattggtgaagtagtcaacaaagtcttgagcttctgaaagctttcttcaaactcgtccgaccatacaaatggaacactcagcttagtcaagtttgtcaattgggaagcaatagaagagaatcccttgacaaatcgacggtagtagctggctaaaccaacaaagctccttacttctgacacattagtagatctctcccaattcttcactgcttcaatcttagatggatccaccctCACTCCATCCtaagaaaccacgtgtcccaaaaaggacactgaatctagccaaaactcacacttggagaatttgacataaatctttttctccctcaacatttccaacacaattcttAAGTGCTCCTCAttttctttcttgctctttgagtatagcagtatatcatcaatgaatacaattacaaagagatccagatatgtcttaaaaatcccattcatcaagctcatgaaagcagcacgggcattcgtaagcccaaaagacattactaagaactcataatgcccatacctggtccgaaaagcagtcttgggcacatccgttgcccgtattttcaattgatggtagcCAGATCTCAAatagatttttgagaaggtacaagcaccttgtaactgatcgaacaaatcatcaatgcgaggaagaggatacttgttcttaatagttaccttgttcagttgcctgtaatctatgcacatcctaaaactttcatccttcttcttcacaaacaaaaccggagcaccccaaggggatgcacttggtctaatgaagcctttgcttaacaaatctttgagttgggcctttaactctcttaactccgcgggagcaattctataagggggtatagaaatggggagagtacccggttcaagatcgatgcagaagtcaatatctctatccggtggcatatcaggaaggtctgcaggaaacacatccaaaaactcacggactatcgaaaccgacttaattgaaggtacttgggtagtatcatccctgaggtgtgccaagaaatgtaaacaacccttactaaccattctcttagaaCGAAGAAAGGAGAAGATACGAACCGGGTTTGAAGTGCACACACtgacggatctgtcccaggcttggctaacttCACTGTTTTAGCAatacaatccaagattgtaaaatttggagaaagccaagtcatacccagaattacattgaagtcaaccatttctaagataaccaagtctacataagtattgctccccacaaaagtcaccagaccaaaccaatatactttttcaactatcacagactcacccaccggagtagaaagccgaataggcatgtcaagtaattcacaatgtatattaagaccattagcaaatgaggaagatacataagaaaatgtggatctaggatcaaacaatacagaagccatgcaatcacaaaccaaaagattatctgtgataacaacatcagatgtctccgcttcataCAGCCCAGGGaaggcgtaacaatgggccctatcacctgtctgcccattGCACCTACCATGCTGCGCCGCggtagttccagtttgcccgccacccctgttggtttggtgaccaccattacctcggccaccacgttctccagaatagcggcctcttccatgaccacctctacctcttaCTATTAgaggtctataactctgttttggacaatacctcttaatgtgtccagtctccccacatccataacactctctacaTTAAAGCATCCGCCTTTGTAAGAaagacgaagtctggggataaccaccaaactcagagaaatgttggccggtctgcggtggacccctaACTATAGTCTAtggtgaagactgaataggttgggctgggtaacctcctgaaccctgccctctgcaataagaaccattaaactcacctcccttacaaaacctttttgatgtcgatgccgttgtgaagtcatctggcttcacgccctctacctctatcacgaagtctaccacttcttgaaaggatttcgctgtagccgctacctgtaatgctgaaattcgcaactccgatctcaaccccttcactaaacggtgaatccgctcttgttgACTGAAACatagctgggtggcataccttgataatgcgcgaaacttagcctcgtacgtagtaaccgacatcctaccttgctctaggcttagaaactcatctctcctcctatccctcaaagtacggggtatatacttctccataaacaagctagagaatgatgcccaagtcataggtggtgcctctattggttgacactcaatatgtgaccgccaccacattttgtcgtttccttgaaactgataggtcacaaactcaacaccaaatcgttctactatacccatcttgtatAAAAGCTCATGACAATCGAcaagaaaatcgtaggcatcctctgattcagcacccttgaagactggaggtttcaatttcaagaacatactgaaaagttcatgttgatcactcgtcattataggccctgtagtcaaccgaggaaacgtgcctatttccaatgaggcatccatgcggggagccaaagtagctgcatgttgtacctctggaaccgaaggtgtttgtgcagaaaacactggaggtgtctagacctgatcagataacccgctaagataaacAAGAACCTGATAGATAatctctgggtaggttggggtggcaattccccattttgcacttgttcgtTCTCTccatcctcaccctctcttcccacttcctcagttggtggaggagtcaccaccctagtacCATATGGGTTAGGTGTtcatcctcttcctctagaggacgtcctcccgcgacctctaccacggcctcttgccactgttcctcttcgagctacaaccccagtggctggctcagatgcttcttgtcttgccaatgttggtgttggcgcagttgttgctctagttttaaccatctgcaaaatagagtgaagatggtcatataccaatttgtatcacctagataccaattggatccaagtaatagcacgaaagaaagaaagaaagaatggaattttcctaaagtcttatagcctttcaatgaaaagtaaaggcatccccctaccgttccttaagactctactagactcgttgttgtgtgatgagaccaacaaacataatgctctgatacaagtttgtcatgacccaaaacgagccgcgagtggcacccacatttatcctcctatgtgagcgaaccaaccaatctaaaccccagtcatttaccaatatttcaaccataatgaacaaatacaatgcggaagacttaaaactcattaatatgaCCAATAaatacttctaaaatttaatacttattaatcccaaaatctggaagtcatcaccacaagaacatctatcctcaacttactaaatctaagagtatctaagaagctaaaataactaaaccgctagtccatgccagaacttcaagtcatcaagacgtgaagaagaagatccagtccaagctagaaacaatagctcaccctgaaatctgacatgatgaagactggctagagttgcggttgagttgaagactacggtacgtttgctacactccacaattaacaaagagaaaacatacaagtaggggtcagtacaaaacacaagtactgagtagatattatcggccaactcaaaatagaaagcaatatataccagataatatcataaaatcaactacaatactcaacaggtagcaacaacaagtacaagaattattgataaataacaccaagtacacccatgaggactcaagcctccataccatactcatttgggaaataggttcattaaatttgagtatattagcataattcaagattcattctctttactatccttgtgtaggaacgtgacactccgatcctccccatactatcctggtgttggaacgtgacacccgatccactactactatcctggtgtcagaacgtgacacccgatccattaatactatcctagtgttggaacgtgacacccgatccattaatactatccttgtgtcagaacgtgacacccgatccactactactatcctggtatcggaacatgacacccgatccattaatactatcttggtgtcggaatgtgacacccaatccattaatactatcctggtgtcggaacgtgacacccgatccattaatactatcctagtgtcggaacgtgacactcaatccactaatactatcctagtgtcggaatgtgacacccgatccactactactatcctggtgccggaacgtgacacccgatccactactaatatcctggtgccggaacgtgacacctgatcctctaacctcattcttttcgTTCATCAATTCTTCTTTTATAGCAAGGCAtgatcattaacaaagaggtttcaaggtttaatattcaacagcctcatcatgcttattttattacaattatataatcacatcatgcaaaaacacaattaagcatatagaagactttacgaaattaccaatacatatcaatcgcaattaagagtttactatgaaatagcataaagcataacctacctccaccgaagattggtgatcaagcaagcaaattccccaaagctttgttttcctcttcgtttcccctctctctcgatcgctcttctccctctctctgttctttctatttttcttattcaactctctttcttttactctaattagcatataattaagtataaaagatgatgaattaacccattaattaattcaaggttatctacTTTAACCCCcatgtaattaaattattaacattaacccactaaatttataattatagcaggaatagtccaaaacaccccttaaaatatttaactgaAATCTGACCCGGCCTGGGATTATGCAGTGTGTGACagcccatcgtgcctgcgacgctCCGTCTTACtacttccgtcacagagttcagagagtagatttttaccaagggtctgtgacggtccgtcgtgcccatgattatccatcctgccatgtcgtcacgaatTTCAGAGACTTGATTTCAGTactcaaatttcagaattctaagtattttggaacgagaccccctcgacgttccgtcgtgcccatgacggtccttcgtgggatccgtcgaccaagacagtttttcctgaaataaaatctgcagctcaaaacgactaaacaggtcgttacatgtcgtcacttcaaaacaacatcctcatttttcacataatgatttcagtttgagtataaggattacttttcaacactcactctcagatgaaattcacaactcattcatacatattgccataagcttgcccttattttcactgctttatgTTTGCTATAAAATTCTTatgatcacgataggactttcttagcttgtaacataggctcaaggtcaggtagggtatgtttaggtatactttagtgactttttgccctccttgacttATCGGCtaacataccactttttatcattttatttcgccaCTTTCTCATATTCCACTTTAGTCACATTTTGCCCTCCTTCACAtttcgcccaatttctcatattctttaaccttgctattttcccttctttcttcatttgtgtaagtgaatctctttttttgttgcttgtatttattgtatttttttgaattttttttatttcacttttctttcaactggttctcgagtcactttacttttgttctttctctttttgttctttcaacccactttccagagcattcctcataatagccaccctcaactcatggctttgccttGAGTAAAAGTACGCAATACCCAaaattgggtcagggccatgaaaaggttgtttactgcataagccaccctcaacttatgcttttgtcataagctgaggtgcacatttccaaggagggaccaaggccaacacattattcccagaaaagattagttgggatgaaaaagaaaggtccattttaagctcaaatcatttggatcaaagagggattaatttcattcggtTTTTTTATTTGGCctaaaaattggctatattaAATAAGggtctatgatcctttcctatctgcctattacaacttacttttagcatgactaacaaggaaagttctagctcaatacaaatagtggactaatTAAACCTTCCTAACACTCACTTgaaatctcattactctaccagattattagacaactagttcgaattttagatttagggtcatgcagtggtgtatctctctGTTATGCTTAGAGAGacatatttatcaattaataagcctagtcatgcatcattttcattcaaTCAGAATATCATTTTATCTATCAttcttcagagttaaactatgtacagaagatatagacatgccggttcaagagtaaaaataatcagtctcttgggggaaaaacacaagcaagaaaaccccaaaagaggatagtgaattgggctactcatacttaaccctagcactcactttccatatacccacccccaacaaaaagacatgcaattgtccccaatgcataaaaaaattaaagtatgataggtgtaggtgaagcaaacctggggcgcaaagcgccaaggatcagcaagctggtggttCCGGTTCCCCGAAACCCACTACCTCtataatctggacaccctcagtagtgtcctcatcagcaacaTCACTATCAGTAATGCCTCCCGCTATCGGCACATCTCTGGAGTtagatgccccagcagctgACTCTACAACCCTCATCCaacgcgcctcctcatcagcaagcgaggctctactcgcagcctccatctcacggtgctccttcttccgtgctctagCCTCATTTTCCTCTCGACCcttacgcctcttggcatggtctcgtgggggaggtggtggaatctcggAGTGGTAAATAAGGCTGCCATTTCAATGTCTGCTCGAAGACTCTCAACCACAGTCtaaagggtcgacacatccacctgaggggctggcCAGGCTAGCACCCACAACTCAAAAGCATCTAAGAACTGATGAACCTCATCGACCTTTTGCTCTGTGTGATAGACCATTCTCCTCTCCAAGCTCTCTTCTGCCCCAACAATATACCTTTGCATCCAaagctggatgtgatgcagaagtgtagccatctgtgcctctaTTTTCTGGGTCCTAACAAGCGGGACCTGAGCGGGTAAGGGGCTGAATGAGAGGAGCTCgaggcagtgctactacccaggATAGACTCTACTTTGGTAATGTCAGTGGTTTCAGAAGCATCCTATAAAGTCGTGCGAGCCTGTGCTACTGTATCAGCaagattgtcaccaagtggaggcaactcaagatggggccctctgcgtgaAGCAAATTTATTGGCCTCATcactgatgaggccgatatgaaCAGTGCCTAGcagagtcttgagctgatcaatgtgccagatgggcatacctgcggacctgcatagggaaaatatcatgcacagaAAAGCTTAAGTActtgtgaccttgaaagccctctcgtgcatgactgcctgtagaagccaagtaAGTCCACCTCAAATCCGGCTATCATCTCCGCCATCTGAACTGCACGATCCCATATGAgtatattatcagcggctgtggcggaaaggcagtggcggataATCAACCTTAAGAACATAGCTgtgaaggtcaggttagccttcttgatggctcccttcaGCTCGGTTACCctgtcggcaccctctccataaGTAGACAAGTGCaaggccatccacctcttggtggtctctctcagtgatggatCACGCAAGAATTGGCAATGTTTGACAATTTTTCACCAGTGGTCGAACTCGGCGGTGGGAGGGGTCCGGTTGGCATAAACATCCCCATCGTATAGATACCGGTGCATGGCAGGTAGGGATATATAAACCTTAATGTCACGCACTCCTACATACTCAAGTGGTGCctatttggcgggggcagcccgcctatcaatctgttaTCTAAGAGTAACCACGTAgaaggcgtagaactctcggaccaactctTCACCATAACGGCCTAAAGAATTTGTTGTCCACTTCAGTCGGTGTTTGGTGAAGATTTTGTGAATCTCTGGCATAGTAGGGAGACTTACCATAATGAACCGCCTCTCCAATGTACGGGTCTGTGTCATGACTCCTTTATCATTCAGAAAATTTGCGTCTGAATAAACTTGATACTGTCCGCCGACACACCACCAGTTGGGCTGGTTGGCAACTAGGGTGAGAGAACAAGTAGATGATCCGGGAGAGGATTCAAgattgtcagcctcatcagatgagGCAGACTGTGCAGCTGTAGCGTGTGAAGGGACTTCAGCAGACCCGAAGGCTTCCTCctaccacgaaactcctaaggagccacaCGTTCTTTCTTCATGAGTAGATGACCCAGAAGGTGCACCGATCATTGTACGCTCCTCATCATACTGGGAGGTAGTTACTACgtcggacgccacctttttgggcatAACTCTTGCAGCACGTGCTGCTCGAGATTGAGTGGCAGTGCCTGGAGGCACGTACTTAGggtcatgctcatcatcagagccaatgatcAGGAGGGTAGACGGGGCAAtagactttgatcgcccacaTGCGTATAAtcaatcttgttttggtgccataatagatagtacctataaagaatcaatattagtagaAGAAGGAGCAAGCACAACGAGCAAAAac
Coding sequences within it:
- the LOC138338369 gene encoding uncharacterized protein encodes the protein MEGEQVLLKVSPMKGVIWFRQRGKLSLRYIGPFEVLKHIGEVAYKLALPTGLSGVHPVFHVSMLKRYHGDGNKIIRLDSVLLDENISYEEEPIAILDREVRKLRSREIASIKVQWKNRPIKESIWEKEGDMQERYPHLFTYSGNLSNADIF